One genomic window of Kaistia geumhonensis includes the following:
- the dnaA gene encoding chromosomal replication initiator protein DnaA, translating into MRDDRTGDFGSGTAALKALANADSVVMSGAVVSPSAIAEPVAGAEADAALWDRVKRRLRTELGEDVFQSWFARVEFEGADSLSVELSVPTRFLKSWIQAHYFDKLLTLWQVECASVRRIEIIVRGAARQRQPQRAEPAAVAAPEPVQPAPTLIPAAAAAASVAAAAVPAPRADAEGPGSPVDPRLTFETFCEGAANRVAYAAARAVAETPSGRPTAYNPLYLNAGVGRGKTHLLHAIAQAARAADPARKVVYLTAEHFMFRFVASLKNQSAIAFKESLREIDLLLIDDLQFLQGKSVQQEFCHMLNALIDGARQVVVAADRPAADLETLDERVRSRLRGGVAFEIEPPDLELRRQILRSRYRAAQAQHAGVAIPDTVIEYVAQSVVSNGRDLEGALNRLVAQWQFTNQPVTMASAEITLRDLVGVREPRRVKIEDIQKVVAVHFNVSKADLLSSRRTRTIVRPRQIAMYLSKTLTPRSLPEIGRRFGGRDHTTVLHAVRKVEELMRDDRGLADEVELLKRMIDE; encoded by the coding sequence ATGCGCGATGACAGGACGGGAGACTTCGGCTCCGGGACGGCGGCTCTCAAGGCGCTCGCCAATGCCGACAGCGTCGTCATGAGCGGGGCCGTCGTGTCCCCTTCCGCGATCGCGGAGCCCGTCGCCGGCGCCGAGGCCGATGCCGCCCTCTGGGACCGCGTCAAGCGGCGCCTGCGCACGGAACTCGGCGAGGACGTGTTCCAGAGCTGGTTTGCCCGCGTCGAGTTCGAAGGCGCCGACAGCCTTTCGGTCGAGCTTTCGGTACCGACCCGCTTCCTGAAGTCCTGGATCCAGGCGCATTACTTCGACAAGCTGCTGACCCTGTGGCAGGTCGAGTGCGCGTCCGTGCGCCGCATCGAGATCATCGTGCGCGGCGCCGCCCGCCAGCGCCAGCCGCAGCGCGCCGAGCCGGCCGCGGTCGCCGCGCCGGAGCCCGTGCAGCCGGCGCCGACGCTGATTCCGGCCGCCGCCGCAGCCGCGAGCGTCGCCGCCGCTGCCGTGCCCGCGCCGCGCGCCGATGCCGAGGGCCCGGGCTCGCCGGTCGATCCGCGCCTGACCTTCGAGACCTTCTGCGAGGGCGCGGCCAACCGTGTCGCCTATGCCGCCGCGCGCGCCGTCGCCGAGACGCCGAGCGGCCGTCCGACCGCCTATAACCCGCTCTATCTCAATGCCGGCGTCGGCCGCGGCAAGACGCATCTCCTGCACGCGATCGCGCAGGCCGCCCGTGCCGCCGATCCCGCGCGCAAGGTCGTCTATCTGACGGCCGAGCATTTCATGTTCCGCTTCGTGGCGTCGCTGAAGAACCAGTCGGCGATCGCCTTCAAGGAGAGCCTGCGCGAGATCGACCTGCTGCTGATCGACGATCTGCAGTTCCTGCAGGGGAAATCGGTGCAGCAGGAATTCTGCCACATGCTGAACGCGCTGATCGACGGCGCGCGGCAGGTGGTGGTGGCCGCCGATCGTCCGGCCGCCGATCTCGAGACGCTGGACGAGCGCGTGCGCTCGCGTCTTCGCGGCGGCGTCGCCTTCGAGATCGAGCCGCCGGACCTCGAGCTGCGCCGGCAGATTCTCCGCAGCCGCTATCGCGCCGCGCAGGCGCAGCATGCCGGCGTCGCGATCCCCGACACGGTGATCGAATATGTCGCCCAGTCGGTGGTCTCGAACGGCCGCGACCTCGAGGGGGCGCTGAACCGTCTCGTTGCGCAGTGGCAGTTCACCAACCAGCCGGTGACCATGGCTTCGGCCGAGATCACGCTGCGCGATCTCGTCGGCGTGCGCGAGCCGCGCCGCGTCAAGATCGAGGACATCCAGAAGGTCGTCGCCGTCCATTTCAACGTGTCGAAGGCCGATCTTCTGTCGAGCCGCCGCACCCGCACCATCGTCCGTCCGCGCCAGATCGCCATGTATCTGTCGAAGACGCTGACGCCGCGCTCGCTGCCCGAGATCGGCCGCCGCTTCGGCGGACGCGATCACACGACCGTTCTTCATGCGGTCCGGAAGGTCGAGGAACTGATGCGCGACGACCGCGGCCTCGCCGACGAGGTCGAGCTGCTGAAGCGCATGATCGACGAATAA
- the dnaN gene encoding DNA polymerase III subunit beta, with product MRAILERSNLLKSLNHVHRVVERRNTIPILSNVLLRASGDTLTLKATDLDLEVLETVPAEIGRAGGTTVPAHMLYDIVRKLPDGSEVQLETAPDGQTLLVRSGRSSFALQMLPESDFPDLTTGEFPVRFQIAAPVFKSLIDRTQFAISTEETRYYLNGIYLHTPTIEGRTLLRAVATDGHRLARAQTAVPAGADGMPGIIIPRKTVGEIQKLLDGADAASTADIEISDTKIRVTFGSVVLTSKLIDGTFPDYARVIPQNNDKALKVDRATFSNAVDRVSTIASERGRAVKLSLGEDGRLSLTVNNPDSGSATEEIDVDYQQAPLDIGFNSRYLLDIAGQLKTATALFRFADPGSPTLIQDEGDDEALYVLMPMRV from the coding sequence ATGAGAGCGATCCTCGAGCGTTCCAATCTCCTCAAGTCCCTCAACCACGTTCATCGCGTCGTCGAGCGGCGGAACACGATCCCGATCCTCTCCAATGTCCTGCTGCGGGCGAGCGGCGATACACTGACGCTGAAGGCGACCGACCTCGATCTCGAGGTGCTGGAGACGGTGCCGGCCGAGATCGGCCGCGCCGGCGGCACGACGGTCCCCGCCCACATGCTCTACGACATCGTGCGCAAGCTGCCCGACGGGTCCGAGGTGCAGCTTGAGACGGCGCCGGACGGGCAGACGCTGCTGGTGCGCTCGGGCCGGTCGAGCTTTGCGCTGCAGATGCTCCCGGAAAGCGACTTTCCCGATCTGACGACGGGCGAGTTCCCCGTCCGCTTCCAGATCGCGGCCCCTGTCTTCAAGAGCCTGATCGACCGGACGCAGTTCGCGATCTCCACCGAGGAGACGCGCTACTATCTGAACGGCATCTATCTGCACACGCCGACGATCGAGGGCCGCACGCTGCTGCGCGCAGTCGCGACCGACGGCCACCGCCTCGCCCGCGCGCAGACCGCGGTGCCGGCCGGCGCCGACGGCATGCCGGGCATCATCATTCCCCGCAAGACGGTCGGCGAGATCCAGAAGCTGCTCGACGGCGCCGACGCGGCCTCGACGGCCGATATCGAGATCTCGGACACCAAGATCCGCGTGACCTTCGGCTCGGTCGTGCTGACGTCGAAGCTCATCGACGGAACCTTCCCCGACTATGCGCGCGTGATTCCGCAGAACAACGACAAGGCGCTGAAGGTCGACCGGGCCACCTTCTCCAACGCCGTCGACCGCGTCTCGACCATCGCCAGCGAGCGTGGCCGCGCCGTGAAGCTCTCGCTCGGCGAGGACGGCCGCCTGTCGCTCACGGTCAACAATCCGGATTCCGGATCGGCGACCGAGGAGATCGATGTCGACTACCAGCAGGCTCCGCTCGATATCGGCTTCAATTCCCGCTACCTGCTCGACATCGCCGGCCAGCTCAAGACCGCGACGGCGCTGTTCCGCTTCGCCGATCCCGGCTCGCCGACCCTGATCCAGGACGAGGGCGACGACGAGGCGCTCTATGTCCTGATGCCGATGCGCGTGTGA
- the ubiB gene encoding 2-polyprenylphenol 6-hydroxylase codes for MATGPVQLFRLARAGFVLAREGAFSIVAVEDLPPSAAFGVRVARLLERRRVRVEDRGARITAALNRLGPSYVKLGQFLATRADVVGQDVAEALGKLRDEIEPFGEQAARETIAHNLGRPAGAIFASFSPPVAAASIAQVHKAELIDADGTRQTVAVKVLRPGVRGRFRSDLATFYAGAGLVESFDPSMRRLKPLAVVDILARSVSMEMDLRLEAAALSEMAERTGGDPGFRVPKVYWAQTARDVLTLEWIDGVKLSDREGIIAAGHDPREVARRLMQAFLRHAMRDGFFHADMHQGNLFVDARGDVVAVDFGIMGRLGLAERRFLAEILYGFIRRDYLRIAEVHIEAGYVPPRHAAEDFAQALRAIGEPIHGQPARDISMAKLLTLLFEVTELFDMQTRPELLMLQKTMVVVEGVSRALDPDFDMWSASEPVVRDWIEHNLGAAGRIGQAASEFGAFGRAASRLPALIEHGARVTAQLDAATRNGIALSEETVEAIGRAEGRGNRWLAIGVWVVAALLFYLALR; via the coding sequence ATGGCCACCGGTCCCGTCCAGCTCTTCCGCCTCGCGCGCGCCGGCTTCGTCCTCGCCCGCGAAGGCGCCTTCTCGATCGTCGCGGTGGAGGATCTTCCGCCTTCGGCCGCGTTCGGCGTGCGCGTGGCGCGGCTGCTGGAGCGGCGGCGCGTGCGCGTCGAGGATCGCGGCGCCCGCATCACCGCGGCCCTCAACCGGCTCGGACCGTCCTATGTGAAGCTCGGCCAGTTCCTCGCCACCCGCGCCGATGTCGTCGGCCAGGACGTCGCGGAGGCGCTCGGCAAGCTGCGCGACGAGATCGAGCCTTTCGGCGAACAGGCGGCGCGGGAGACCATCGCGCACAATCTCGGCCGCCCGGCGGGCGCCATCTTCGCCAGCTTCTCGCCGCCGGTCGCCGCCGCCTCGATCGCGCAGGTGCACAAGGCCGAGCTGATCGATGCCGACGGCACGCGCCAGACCGTCGCGGTCAAGGTGCTGCGGCCGGGCGTGCGCGGCCGCTTCAGGAGCGATCTCGCCACCTTCTATGCCGGCGCCGGACTGGTCGAGTCCTTCGATCCGTCGATGCGGCGGCTGAAGCCGCTGGCGGTCGTCGACATCCTCGCCCGATCGGTGTCGATGGAGATGGATTTGCGCCTCGAGGCGGCGGCGCTGTCCGAGATGGCCGAGCGCACCGGCGGCGATCCCGGATTCCGCGTGCCGAAGGTCTATTGGGCGCAGACGGCCCGCGACGTGCTGACGCTCGAATGGATCGACGGCGTCAAGCTGTCCGACCGCGAGGGAATCATCGCCGCCGGACACGATCCGCGCGAGGTCGCGCGGCGGCTGATGCAGGCCTTCCTGCGCCACGCCATGCGCGACGGCTTCTTCCACGCCGACATGCATCAGGGCAATCTCTTCGTCGATGCGCGCGGCGACGTGGTGGCGGTCGATTTCGGCATCATGGGACGGCTCGGCCTCGCCGAGCGCCGCTTCCTCGCCGAGATCCTCTACGGCTTCATCCGCCGCGACTATCTGCGCATCGCCGAGGTGCATATCGAGGCCGGCTATGTGCCGCCGCGCCATGCCGCCGAGGATTTCGCGCAGGCGCTGCGCGCGATCGGCGAGCCGATCCACGGCCAGCCGGCCCGCGACATCTCGATGGCGAAGCTGTTGACGCTTCTCTTCGAGGTCACCGAGCTCTTCGACATGCAGACGCGGCCTGAACTGCTGATGCTGCAGAAGACCATGGTGGTGGTCGAGGGCGTGTCGCGGGCGCTCGATCCCGATTTCGACATGTGGAGCGCCTCGGAACCGGTTGTGCGCGACTGGATCGAGCATAATCTCGGCGCGGCGGGCCGGATCGGCCAGGCGGCGTCGGAGTTCGGCGCGTTCGGCCGCGCGGCGAGCCGGCTGCCGGCGCTGATCGAGCACGGGGCGCGGGTGACGGCGCAGCTGGACGCGGCGACGCGGAACGGCATCGCGCTGTCCGAGGAGACGGTGGAGGCGATCGGCAGGGCCGAGGGACGCGGCAATCGCTGGCTCGCCATCGGGGTGTGGGTCGTGGCGGCGCTGCTGTTCTATCTGGCGCTGCGCTGA
- the coaBC gene encoding bifunctional phosphopantothenoylcysteine decarboxylase/phosphopantothenate--cysteine ligase CoaBC, whose translation MMESSPLGGRAVLLVIGGGIAAYKALDLIRRLKERGAAVTVVMTAAAQQFVTPLAAGALAGGRVHTDLFDREAEHDIGHIRLARAADLVILAPATADRLARMATGLGDDLAGAVLLAARAKVLAAPAMNPAMWSHPATRRNVEQLTADGVAFVGPEAGEMAESGEAGLGRMSEPLAIVAAAEAMLEPGARRLAGRHVLVTAGPTHEPIDPVRYIANRSSGRQGFAIATAAAAEGARVTLVHGPVAIAPPRGVKAVSVETAREMLAAAEAALPADIAVFAAAVADWRPVAEAAGKIKKDGSGSVPALALAENPDILAAIAHRAEGRPGLVVGFAAETDDLLAHAGAKLARKGADVIVANDVSPGTGIMGGAENEVVLVTTGGTERWPRLGKDEVARRLVHWMADHLPEPRP comes from the coding sequence ATGATGGAATCGTCGCCGCTCGGCGGCCGCGCCGTGCTTCTCGTCATCGGCGGGGGCATCGCCGCCTACAAGGCGCTCGATCTCATCCGCCGCCTCAAGGAGCGCGGCGCCGCGGTGACCGTCGTCATGACGGCGGCGGCGCAACAGTTCGTGACGCCGCTCGCCGCCGGGGCGCTCGCCGGCGGACGCGTCCATACCGATCTCTTCGACCGCGAGGCCGAGCACGATATCGGCCATATCCGCCTCGCGCGCGCCGCTGACCTCGTGATCCTCGCGCCCGCGACAGCCGACCGGCTCGCGCGCATGGCGACCGGTCTCGGCGACGACCTGGCCGGCGCCGTGCTGCTCGCCGCCCGCGCCAAGGTCCTCGCGGCCCCGGCCATGAACCCGGCGATGTGGTCCCATCCCGCGACACGTCGCAATGTCGAGCAGCTCACGGCGGACGGCGTCGCCTTTGTCGGTCCCGAGGCCGGCGAGATGGCCGAGAGCGGCGAAGCCGGGCTCGGGCGCATGAGCGAGCCGCTCGCCATCGTCGCGGCGGCCGAGGCGATGCTGGAGCCAGGCGCGCGGCGTCTCGCGGGGCGGCATGTTCTGGTGACCGCCGGGCCGACCCATGAGCCGATCGATCCGGTCCGCTACATCGCCAACCGCTCGTCGGGCCGGCAGGGCTTCGCCATCGCCACCGCGGCCGCAGCGGAGGGCGCGCGCGTCACGCTGGTGCATGGCCCGGTCGCCATCGCCCCGCCCAGGGGCGTCAAGGCGGTCAGCGTCGAGACGGCTCGCGAGATGCTGGCGGCAGCCGAAGCCGCGCTCCCCGCCGACATCGCCGTCTTCGCCGCGGCGGTCGCCGACTGGCGGCCGGTCGCCGAGGCTGCGGGCAAGATCAAGAAGGACGGCAGCGGCAGCGTCCCGGCGCTGGCGCTCGCCGAGAACCCGGACATCCTCGCGGCCATCGCGCACCGGGCGGAAGGTCGGCCCGGCCTCGTCGTCGGCTTCGCAGCCGAGACGGACGATCTCCTCGCCCATGCCGGCGCCAAGCTCGCGAGAAAGGGCGCGGACGTGATCGTCGCCAACGACGTCTCGCCCGGCACCGGCATCATGGGCGGCGCCGAAAACGAGGTGGTTCTGGTCACGACGGGCGGCACCGAGCGCTGGCCGCGTCTCGGCAAGGACGAGGTCGCCCGCCGGCTCGTCCACTGGATGGCGGATCACCTGCCGGAGCCCCGGCCATGA
- the recF gene encoding DNA replication/repair protein RecF (All proteins in this family for which functions are known are DNA-binding proteins that assist the filamentation of RecA onto DNA for the initiation of recombination or recombinational repair.) — translation MNARDGRAPRVARVILSDFRSYPALDLALSGRLVALTGENGAGKTNLIEAVSLFTAGRGLRRADLAEMQRAGGAGGFAVSVAVQGAEDEVRLGTGIERLPDGGLSPRRNRIDGVAVSSPAAFADHLRVVWLTPALDALFTGAAGDRRRFLDRLVLALDARHGARVSAYERALRSRNRLLEDPRPDRAWLEGIEAEAASLGAAVAAARMRMAGPLADLAAGGRDDAAAFPWADLAIEGEIEAIAAADEAAAAERMKQLLRDGRPRDAAAGRALAGPHTSDVKVRHGPKDVAADRASTGEQKALLVGIVLAHARLVASVSGLAPLVLLDEVAAHLDRRRRAALYAALDALGSQVFMTGADPALFGELPGGAEIFSVASGKVAPLG, via the coding sequence GTGAACGCTCGCGACGGCAGGGCGCCGCGCGTCGCGCGGGTCATCCTCTCCGATTTCCGCTCCTATCCCGCGCTTGATCTCGCCTTGTCCGGCCGCCTCGTCGCCCTGACCGGCGAGAACGGGGCCGGCAAGACCAATCTCATCGAGGCAGTCTCGCTGTTCACGGCCGGCCGCGGCTTGCGCCGCGCCGACCTTGCCGAGATGCAGCGGGCGGGCGGGGCCGGCGGCTTCGCGGTCTCGGTCGCCGTCCAGGGCGCCGAGGACGAGGTTCGGCTCGGGACGGGCATCGAGCGACTCCCCGACGGCGGTCTTTCGCCGCGCCGGAACCGCATCGACGGCGTCGCCGTCTCCTCGCCGGCCGCCTTTGCCGATCATTTGCGCGTCGTCTGGCTGACGCCGGCGCTCGACGCGCTCTTCACCGGTGCGGCCGGCGACCGGCGCCGCTTTCTCGACCGGCTCGTGCTCGCGCTCGATGCCCGCCACGGAGCCCGCGTCTCCGCCTATGAGCGGGCGCTCCGGTCGCGCAACCGCCTGCTCGAGGATCCGCGCCCCGACCGCGCCTGGCTGGAAGGCATCGAGGCCGAGGCGGCGAGCCTCGGTGCCGCCGTCGCCGCGGCGCGCATGCGCATGGCAGGGCCGCTCGCCGATCTCGCGGCCGGCGGCCGCGACGATGCCGCCGCCTTCCCCTGGGCCGACCTCGCCATCGAGGGCGAGATCGAGGCCATCGCCGCAGCTGACGAGGCTGCGGCTGCGGAAAGGATGAAGCAGCTTCTGCGCGACGGGCGGCCGCGCGACGCCGCGGCGGGGCGGGCGCTCGCCGGACCGCATACCAGCGACGTCAAGGTCCGCCACGGGCCGAAGGATGTCGCAGCCGACCGCGCCTCGACGGGCGAGCAGAAGGCGCTGCTGGTCGGCATCGTGCTGGCCCATGCCCGGCTGGTCGCCTCGGTGAGCGGCCTCGCGCCGCTGGTTCTGCTCGACGAGGTCGCCGCCCATCTCGACCGGCGCCGACGGGCGGCGCTCTATGCCGCGCTCGACGCACTGGG
- the rpsT gene encoding 30S ribosomal protein S20 translates to MANTPSAKKAARKIARRAAVNRNRRSRMRTEVRKVEEAIASGNAEAAVAALKQAQPELMRAAQKGVLHKNTASRKVSRLAARVKALSA, encoded by the coding sequence ATGGCCAATACGCCCTCCGCCAAGAAGGCCGCGCGCAAGATCGCCCGCCGCGCCGCCGTGAACCGCAACCGCCGCAGCCGCATGCGCACCGAAGTGCGCAAGGTGGAGGAGGCGATCGCGTCCGGCAATGCCGAGGCCGCGGTCGCCGCGCTCAAGCAGGCGCAGCCGGAGCTGATGCGCGCCGCCCAGAAGGGCGTGCTGCACAAGAACACGGCATCGCGGAAGGTGTCGCGCCTCGCGGCCCGCGTGAAGGCTCTCTCGGCCTGA
- the mutM gene encoding bifunctional DNA-formamidopyrimidine glycosylase/DNA-(apurinic or apyrimidinic site) lyase: MPELPEVETVRLGLRPVMEGARIEAIELRRPDLRFPFPERFADRLRGRRIEGLGRRAKYLLADLDDGARVIMHLGMSGSFRIESASGTAAPGLFHHPRDGRAVHDHVVFHLSGGQAVVYNDPRRFGFMDLAAGPGDAASPHLAGLGIEPVGNAFDGDALAERLAGRRTPLKAALLDQRLVAGLGNIYVAEALHRAGLSPMRQAGSVTKDEAGRLAGAIRTVLGEAIAAGGSSLRDHRQTNGELGYFQHAFRVYDREGEPCPSPRCRGIIERSVQAGRSTFWCSACQL; encoded by the coding sequence ATGCCCGAACTGCCCGAAGTCGAAACCGTCCGCCTCGGCCTCCGCCCGGTGATGGAAGGCGCGCGGATCGAGGCGATCGAACTTCGCCGGCCCGACCTCCGCTTTCCCTTTCCCGAGCGCTTCGCCGACCGGCTCCGGGGGCGCAGGATCGAGGGGCTCGGGCGGCGGGCGAAATATCTCCTCGCCGATCTCGACGACGGCGCGCGCGTCATCATGCATCTCGGCATGTCGGGCTCCTTCCGCATCGAGAGCGCGTCGGGCACCGCGGCGCCCGGCCTCTTCCATCACCCGCGCGACGGGCGAGCCGTCCACGACCATGTCGTGTTCCATCTCTCGGGCGGTCAGGCCGTCGTCTACAACGACCCGCGCCGGTTCGGCTTCATGGACCTCGCCGCCGGCCCGGGCGATGCCGCCTCGCCGCATCTGGCCGGGCTCGGCATCGAGCCGGTCGGCAATGCCTTCGACGGCGACGCGCTCGCCGAGCGTCTCGCCGGCCGCCGCACGCCACTGAAGGCGGCCCTGCTCGACCAGCGTCTCGTCGCCGGGCTCGGCAATATCTATGTCGCCGAGGCGCTGCATCGCGCCGGCCTCTCGCCGATGCGACAGGCCGGCTCGGTGACGAAGGACGAGGCCGGGCGTCTCGCGGGCGCGATCCGGACGGTGCTCGGCGAGGCGATCGCCGCCGGAGGTTCCTCGCTGCGCGACCATCGCCAGACGAATGGCGAACTCGGCTATTTCCAGCATGCCTTCCGCGTCTATGACCGCGAGGGCGAGCCCTGTCCTTCGCCGCGCTGCCGCGGCATCATCGAGCGCAGCGTCCAGGCGGGCCGGTCCACCTTCTGGTGCTCCGCCTGCCAGCTCTGA
- a CDS encoding enoyl-CoA hydratase has product MDYETVIAERQGAVGIVRLNRPKALNALSRQLVAELNHALDGFEADAAIGAVVVTGSDKAFAAGADIREMQPLTYVGVYQDDFVAAWERLSRLAKPTVAAVAGFALGGGCELALMCDIVVAAETARFGQPEITLGLIPGAGGTQRLARSVGKAKTMDMVLTGRLIDAAEAERIGLVSRVVPAEALMVTALEVATRIAGLSRPAVLMAKEAVNRAFETPLAEGIRTERRLFHSLFATEDAREGMAAFAEKRPPAFRNR; this is encoded by the coding sequence ATGGATTACGAGACCGTCATCGCCGAGCGCCAGGGCGCGGTCGGCATCGTCCGCCTCAACCGGCCGAAGGCGCTGAACGCGCTCTCGCGCCAGCTCGTCGCCGAGCTGAACCACGCCCTCGACGGCTTCGAGGCGGACGCGGCGATCGGCGCGGTGGTCGTGACGGGTTCGGACAAGGCCTTCGCGGCCGGCGCCGATATCCGCGAGATGCAGCCGCTCACCTATGTCGGCGTCTACCAGGACGATTTCGTCGCCGCCTGGGAGCGGCTGTCGCGCCTCGCCAAGCCGACGGTGGCGGCCGTCGCGGGCTTCGCGCTCGGCGGCGGCTGCGAGCTGGCGCTGATGTGCGACATCGTCGTCGCCGCCGAGACGGCCCGCTTCGGCCAGCCGGAGATCACGCTCGGCCTCATTCCGGGTGCCGGCGGCACGCAGCGCCTGGCGCGCTCGGTCGGCAAGGCGAAGACCATGGACATGGTGCTGACGGGACGGCTGATCGACGCGGCGGAGGCCGAACGCATCGGCCTCGTGTCGCGGGTCGTGCCGGCCGAGGCGCTGATGGTAACGGCGCTCGAGGTCGCGACCCGCATCGCCGGCCTGTCGCGGCCGGCGGTCCTGATGGCGAAGGAGGCGGTGAACCGCGCCTTCGAGACGCCGCTTGCCGAGGGAATCCGCACCGAGCGGCGGCTGTTCCACTCGCTGTTCGCGACCGAGGACGCGCGCGAGGGCATGGCCGCCTTCGCCGAGAAGCGGCCGCCCGCCTTCCGCAACCGCTGA
- a CDS encoding rhodanese-like domain-containing protein, whose protein sequence is MSLSQSATFAGDVSAAEAWEGLAGEPQAMLIDVRTKAEWAYVGIPNLSAIGKDVLLVEWQSYPAMAVNTDFAEVLSAELERRSVGRETALYFLCRSGVRSLAAAKAMAEAGYDRCFNVAGGFEGPLDGARHRGEVDGWKAAGLPWVQS, encoded by the coding sequence ATGTCCTTGTCGCAATCCGCGACTTTCGCCGGAGACGTCTCGGCTGCCGAGGCCTGGGAGGGTCTGGCCGGCGAGCCGCAGGCCATGCTGATCGATGTGCGCACCAAGGCCGAGTGGGCCTATGTGGGCATCCCGAACCTCTCGGCCATCGGCAAGGATGTGCTGCTGGTCGAGTGGCAGAGCTATCCCGCGATGGCGGTGAACACCGATTTCGCGGAGGTCCTCTCGGCCGAGCTCGAGCGTCGCTCGGTCGGCCGCGAGACCGCGCTCTATTTCCTGTGCCGGTCGGGGGTTCGCAGCCTCGCCGCCGCCAAGGCCATGGCCGAGGCCGGCTATGACCGCTGCTTCAACGTCGCTGGCGGTTTCGAGGGACCGCTGGACGGCGCCCGCCACCGCGGCGAGGTCGACGGCTGGAAGGCCGCCGGTCTTCCCTGGGTGCAGAGCTGA
- the ubiE gene encoding bifunctional demethylmenaquinone methyltransferase/2-methoxy-6-polyprenyl-1,4-benzoquinol methylase UbiE: MATETVADRASFGFRDVAVETKQGMVDEVFHKVASRYDLMNDLMSAGLHRLWKDAAVTWLAPPRGRPFEALDVAGGTGDIAFRIVERSGGSAHVTVCDINASMLDVGRERAAKRGFSGKVDFVEGNAEELPFESGRFDAYTIAFGIRNVPRIEKALAEAYRVLKPGGRFLCLEFSAVDVPLLDRIYDVYSFNLIPPMGKLVADDAESYRYLVESIRRFPHQERFAEMIRRAGFSQVAYRNYTGGIAAIHSGWKI; this comes from the coding sequence ATGGCGACCGAAACCGTTGCAGACCGCGCCTCGTTCGGCTTCCGCGATGTCGCCGTCGAGACGAAGCAGGGCATGGTGGACGAGGTCTTCCACAAGGTCGCCTCGCGCTACGACCTGATGAACGACCTGATGTCGGCCGGCCTGCATCGCCTGTGGAAGGACGCCGCCGTCACGTGGCTGGCGCCGCCGCGCGGCCGCCCCTTCGAGGCGCTCGATGTCGCGGGCGGCACCGGCGACATTGCCTTCCGCATCGTCGAGCGGTCGGGCGGCAGCGCGCATGTCACGGTCTGCGACATCAACGCCTCCATGCTCGATGTCGGACGCGAGCGCGCGGCGAAGCGAGGCTTTTCCGGGAAGGTCGATTTCGTCGAGGGCAATGCCGAGGAGCTGCCCTTCGAGAGCGGCCGCTTCGACGCCTATACGATCGCCTTCGGCATCCGCAACGTGCCGCGCATCGAGAAGGCGCTGGCCGAGGCCTATCGCGTGCTGAAGCCCGGCGGCCGCTTCCTCTGCCTCGAATTCTCGGCGGTCGACGTGCCGCTGCTCGACCGGATCTACGACGTCTATTCCTTCAATCTCATCCCGCCGATGGGCAAGCTCGTGGCCGACGACGCGGAGAGCTACCGCTATCTCGTCGAATCGATCCGCCGCTTCCCCCATCAGGAGCGCTTCGCCGAGATGATCCGCCGCGCCGGCTTCTCGCAGGTCGCCTACCGCAATTATACCGGCGGCATCGCGGCCATCCATTCCGGCTGGAAGATCTAG